The following coding sequences are from one Campylobacter sp. RM16187 window:
- the ilvA gene encoding threonine ammonia-lyase → MISLNKIIQAKRTISGFVDKTPFAYSTRLSQMSGASVYLKKENLQRTGAYKIRGAYNKIANLSEEERSKGVVAASAGNHAQGVALSAREFGAKAIIVMPESTPLLKVAGTKALGAEVLLSGDNFDEAYEFAVSYAKENGMSFIHPFNDEFVMAGQGTVGLEMLDEIADLDMIIVPVGGGGLISGVASCVKQVNPDIKVIGVSAKGAPAMYNSFNAKKVINSKSVRTIADGIAVRDASEITLAHIVECVDEIVQVDDEEIANAILYLLENQKIVVEGAGAVGVACVMHGKVKIKKGSKVGIVLSGGNIDVQMLNIIIEKGLIKSSRKMIIQVTLIDKPGALLSLTDALKAANANIVKIDYDRFSTELEYGDASIIITLETKGKDHQEQVSKSLKGAGFEFRQIF, encoded by the coding sequence ATGATATCGTTAAATAAAATAATACAAGCCAAACGCACAATAAGCGGATTTGTGGATAAGACTCCGTTCGCATATAGCACTAGACTTAGCCAGATGAGTGGGGCTAGCGTATATCTAAAAAAAGAGAATTTACAACGTACTGGTGCATATAAAATAAGAGGTGCATATAATAAGATAGCAAATTTGAGTGAAGAGGAGCGCAGCAAGGGAGTCGTAGCTGCAAGTGCAGGAAATCATGCGCAAGGTGTCGCTTTAAGCGCTAGAGAGTTTGGAGCCAAGGCTATTATCGTTATGCCAGAATCTACACCACTTTTAAAGGTTGCCGGCACCAAGGCTCTTGGTGCGGAAGTTTTGCTAAGCGGAGACAATTTTGACGAAGCTTATGAATTTGCCGTATCTTATGCCAAAGAAAACGGCATGAGCTTCATTCATCCATTTAATGATGAATTTGTAATGGCTGGTCAAGGAACAGTAGGGCTTGAAATGCTTGACGAGATAGCCGATCTTGATATGATAATAGTTCCTGTTGGCGGTGGCGGGCTAATAAGTGGTGTGGCAAGCTGTGTTAAGCAGGTAAATCCGGATATTAAAGTAATCGGAGTAAGCGCAAAGGGCGCACCTGCAATGTATAATAGCTTCAATGCAAAAAAAGTTATAAATTCAAAATCAGTTCGTACAATAGCCGATGGAATCGCTGTTAGAGATGCTAGTGAGATAACTTTGGCTCATATTGTTGAGTGCGTTGACGAGATAGTGCAAGTAGATGATGAAGAGATAGCTAATGCGATCTTGTATCTTTTGGAAAATCAAAAGATAGTCGTAGAAGGTGCAGGAGCAGTAGGTGTAGCATGCGTTATGCACGGCAAGGTAAAGATCAAAAAAGGCTCTAAAGTAGGCATAGTCTTAAGTGGCGGTAATATCGACGTGCAGATGTTAAACATAATAATAGAAAAAGGTCTTATCAAGTCATCTCGCAAGATGATTATACAAGTAACATTGATAGATAAGCCGGGTGCGCTTTTAAGCTTAACTGATGCGCTTAAAGCTGCAAACGCCAATATCGTTAAGATAGATTATGATCGCTTCTCCACTGAGCTTGAGTATGGCGATGCAAGTATTATCATAACGCTTGAGACAAAGGGCAAGGATCATCAAGAGCAGGTTAGCAAAAGCTTAAAAGGCGCAGGATTTGAGTTTAGGCAAATTTTTTAA
- the trmA gene encoding tRNA (uridine(54)-C5)-methyltransferase TrmA, with amino-acid sequence MDCKFVSECGSCTLNLPYIEQIKFKKEYIKREFKEFYTDEFEFFASESIYYRSRAEFGIYHNKNQISYSMRGKNQKFVMIDECLKVDSKIAALMPPLLRYIETNRNLRDKIFGIEFISTKDELLVVLLYHKDVSNLKSEFDGLAQEFGIFVIARSRGKKLISGSENLKERLNILQREYKFILGDGAFIQPNRAVNEKMIGWAKDCVKDSRDMLEMYCGHGNFTIPMADKFSKILATEISKKSIENALKNCELNSVDNIKFIRLSADELMQAFAGVREFNRLKEINLSEFNFSHILVDPPRAGLESSVINFIKNYENIIYISCNPTTLKENLKELSKSHKVSKFAIFDQFANTTHIECGVLLRSKNEN; translated from the coding sequence TTGGATTGTAAATTTGTTTCAGAGTGCGGAAGTTGCACTCTGAATTTACCATATATCGAGCAGATAAAGTTCAAAAAAGAGTATATTAAGCGCGAATTTAAAGAGTTTTATACGGATGAGTTTGAATTTTTCGCTTCAGAATCAATCTATTACCGAAGTAGAGCGGAGTTTGGAATTTATCACAATAAAAACCAGATAAGTTACTCTATGCGTGGTAAAAATCAAAAATTTGTAATGATTGATGAGTGTTTAAAAGTTGATTCTAAAATAGCCGCTCTTATGCCGCCTCTTTTAAGATATATAGAAACAAATAGAAATTTAAGAGATAAAATTTTTGGAATCGAGTTTATATCAACCAAAGACGAGCTTTTGGTAGTGCTTTTGTACCACAAAGATGTTTCAAATTTAAAGAGTGAATTTGATGGCCTGGCACAAGAATTTGGAATTTTTGTTATCGCAAGAAGTAGGGGCAAAAAACTGATAAGCGGTAGCGAAAATTTAAAAGAAAGATTAAATATACTTCAAAGAGAGTATAAATTTATCTTGGGTGATGGAGCCTTTATTCAGCCAAATAGAGCCGTCAATGAAAAGATGATAGGTTGGGCTAAAGATTGTGTAAAAGATAGCCGTGATATGCTTGAGATGTATTGCGGACATGGAAATTTTACTATTCCGATGGCTGATAAATTTAGTAAAATTTTAGCTACGGAGATTTCAAAGAAGTCAATTGAAAACGCACTTAAAAATTGTGAATTAAACAGTGTCGATAATATAAAATTTATTAGACTTTCGGCAGATGAGCTTATGCAAGCTTTTGCCGGTGTGAGAGAATTTAATCGCTTAAAAGAAATAAATTTGAGCGAATTTAACTTTTCTCATATCTTAGTAGATCCTCCTCGCGCAGGTCTTGAGTCAAGTGTAATAAATTTTATAAAAAATTATGAAAATATAATCTACATATCCTGTAATCCGACCACTTTAAAAGAGAATCTAAAAGAGCTTTCCAAGAGCCATAAAGTAAGTAAATTCGCAATTTTTGATCAGTTTGCTAACACTACTCATATAGAGTGTGGAGTGCTTTTAAGGAGCAAAAATGAGAATTGA
- a CDS encoding ABC transporter ATP-binding protein, which yields MKEKQGDLTRIIEPVVKEIKLGMILAGIASICYVLAFSIFAFVISYLANAEINYTLLSVGTGFIIAEYLLRSNAFRVSHVAAFKLEQILRTKLSEHIAAIPFGEVITKGSGKLKKSMLDDVKNLHSFVADTTPMLARVAVTPMACLIALGFFDLRLLALSLALVFVSAAVMSMAFKDNAKYRKEYDDNQALINASIIEFVQAMPVVRTFSDGASSFKRYNDALNAYCKSLKEWIALTTTASRVAIMLASPIITLVVVGIAGSYLYMNGSLEFGKFIGALILAAGIIESMIPLMWVNNFVQQSRAAASGILEILDIKPLKISDSFKEPKDSSVEFKNVSFKYETRDEFALKDVNFKVEAGSVTALVGPSGAGKSTAAQLIPRFWDVNEGEILIGGVDVRQIEPMKLMNFVSFVFQDTFLFNDTVYENISMAKPNATRDEVISAAKAAQIHEFIETLPNGYDTICGDRGANLSGGQKQRITIARAILRDAPIIVLDEATAFADPENEEKIIKAISNLIIGKTVIIIAHRLSTIKKADQIVVFDKGKVVENGLHEELLANDNLYSKLWDSYTQTQIWNIHKGSYHE from the coding sequence ATGAAAGAAAAGCAAGGAGATTTAACAAGGATCATCGAGCCTGTTGTAAAAGAGATAAAGCTAGGTATGATCTTAGCAGGCATCGCATCTATCTGCTATGTGCTTGCTTTTAGTATTTTTGCTTTTGTCATCTCGTATCTTGCAAATGCGGAGATAAACTATACTTTGCTGTCTGTAGGCACAGGATTTATCATAGCTGAATATCTTTTGCGCTCAAACGCCTTTAGAGTATCTCACGTGGCAGCCTTTAAGCTTGAGCAAATTTTACGCACCAAGCTTTCTGAGCATATAGCGGCGATTCCTTTCGGCGAGGTTATAACCAAAGGAAGCGGCAAGCTTAAAAAAAGCATGCTTGATGATGTGAAAAATTTGCACTCTTTTGTAGCAGACACTACTCCTATGCTGGCAAGAGTAGCCGTAACTCCTATGGCATGCCTAATCGCACTTGGCTTTTTTGATCTAAGGCTTTTGGCGCTTAGCCTCGCTTTGGTTTTTGTAAGTGCGGCTGTTATGAGTATGGCTTTTAAAGATAATGCAAAATATAGAAAAGAGTATGACGATAACCAAGCGCTTATAAACGCTTCTATTATAGAATTTGTTCAAGCTATGCCGGTGGTTAGGACATTTAGTGACGGCGCAAGCTCCTTTAAACGCTATAACGATGCTCTTAACGCCTACTGCAAGAGCCTTAAGGAGTGGATAGCTCTGACGACTACCGCTTCAAGGGTTGCTATAATGCTTGCTAGTCCGATTATAACTCTTGTTGTTGTGGGTATAGCGGGTAGTTATCTTTATATGAATGGTAGTTTGGAATTTGGCAAATTTATAGGGGCGTTGATACTTGCAGCAGGCATTATAGAGTCGATGATACCGCTTATGTGGGTAAATAATTTTGTTCAGCAGTCAAGGGCGGCGGCAAGCGGAATTTTAGAAATTTTAGATATAAAGCCTCTTAAAATTTCAGACTCATTTAAAGAGCCAAAAGATAGTTCCGTAGAGTTTAAAAACGTAAGCTTTAAATATGAAACAAGAGATGAATTTGCCCTTAAAGATGTTAATTTCAAGGTTGAGGCCGGGAGTGTAACGGCGCTTGTTGGGCCAAGCGGAGCGGGCAAAAGCACGGCAGCTCAGCTGATACCTAGATTTTGGGACGTTAATGAAGGAGAAATTTTAATAGGAGGAGTTGATGTAAGGCAAATTGAGCCTATGAAGCTCATGAATTTCGTATCTTTCGTATTTCAAGATACATTTTTGTTTAACGACACCGTGTATGAAAATATCTCAATGGCAAAGCCAAATGCAACAAGAGATGAGGTTATAAGTGCCGCAAAAGCAGCGCAAATTCATGAGTTTATAGAGACTTTGCCAAATGGATATGATACTATTTGCGGTGATAGAGGTGCAAATTTAAGCGGAGGGCAAAAGCAGCGCATAACCATAGCTCGCGCAATTTTAAGAGATGCGCCTATCATAGTGCTTGATGAGGCGACTGCATTTGCAGACCCTGAAAACGAAGAGAAGATCATCAAAGCCATTTCAAATCTCATAATAGGCAAAACCGTAATCATCATAGCTCATCGCCTATCAACTATTAAAAAAGCCGATCAGATCGTAGTTTTTGATAAGGGCAAAGTGGTAGAAAACGGACTTCACGAAGAGCTTTTAGCAAATGATAATTTATACTCCAAGCTTTGGGATAGCTATACGCAAACTCAAATTTGGAACATCCACAAGGGGTCCTATCATGAATAA
- a CDS encoding DUF4230 domain-containing protein: MLFKIVKISGSNRTSKASISNEILQLKSIGELSVFQVYSKEIVTKTDHAFGSFGKEYLRWLVSEKKLSMIFEFEINFIYDLTSPKMDIINIANSEYLIVMPPCKYKFSIANMKFYDEKNGKFIPFLLPDSLNGFFGSTFREEDKNRLIEEARNEVEKMSVKLISELQSKIHKSARDTLEAIAKNFGARAVKFEFHDDDEPLGGRLNLQNVA, encoded by the coding sequence ATGCTGTTTAAAATTGTTAAAATTTCAGGCAGCAATCGAACTAGCAAAGCTTCTATAAGCAATGAGATATTACAGCTTAAGTCTATCGGTGAGCTTTCCGTTTTTCAAGTCTATAGCAAGGAAATAGTAACAAAGACTGATCATGCATTTGGAAGCTTTGGTAAAGAGTATTTAAGATGGCTGGTAAGCGAGAAAAAACTATCGATGATATTTGAATTTGAGATAAATTTCATATATGATCTAACCAGTCCAAAGATGGATATAATAAATATTGCAAACAGCGAATATCTAATAGTAATGCCTCCATGTAAATATAAATTTTCGATTGCTAATATGAAATTTTATGATGAGAAAAACGGTAAATTTATTCCATTTTTATTGCCCGACTCACTAAATGGCTTTTTTGGAAGCACATTTAGAGAAGAGGATAAAAATAGACTTATAGAAGAGGCTAGAAATGAGGTCGAAAAGATGTCTGTTAAGTTAATTTCCGAACTTCAAAGCAAAATTCATAAATCTGCTCGCGATACCCTTGAGGCTATTGCTAAAAACTTTGGGGCTAGGGCTGTTAAATTTGAATTTCATGATGATGATGAGCCGCTTGGCGGAAGATTAAATCTACAAAATGTAGCTTAA
- a CDS encoding CoA-binding protein, producing MRIDNILKTSKNIAIVGLSPDESKASNIVAKFLIKEGFNIFPIYPKEDEILGRKVYRSLSEIDKKIDIAVMFRKGEFAENLIMEVINLGIKTLWLQLGITNKNAKIIAKENNINFVEDKCIKIELERLKNDIVK from the coding sequence ATGAGAATTGATAATATATTAAAAACATCTAAAAATATAGCTATAGTAGGATTAAGTCCAGATGAGAGCAAAGCTAGTAATATAGTAGCTAAATTTCTAATCAAAGAGGGCTTTAATATCTTTCCAATTTATCCTAAAGAGGATGAAATTTTGGGTCGCAAAGTCTATAGAAGCTTAAGTGAGATAGATAAAAAGATAGATATAGCCGTTATGTTTAGAAAAGGCGAATTTGCTGAAAATTTGATAATGGAAGTCATAAATTTAGGCATTAAAACTCTTTGGCTTCAACTTGGTATCACAAATAAAAATGCTAAAATAATAGCTAAAGAAAATAATATAAATTTTGTCGAAGATAAATGTATAAAAATAGAGCTAGAGAGGTTGAAAAATGATATCGTTAAATAA
- a CDS encoding TonB-dependent receptor gives MSLNCIKFVGIISVAASVCLFGADSVSLKEVTVSANKMEENIKDIPQSVSVIDENEIEEKRLKDTDAVMRQIPNLSAEHFIYKTRVNFRGINHSDFTNSNPVTIYIDGIATSNNMGNYNSILNNVERVEVLRGPQSTIYGKDSIGGVVNVVSKPPKNEWNGAVGSEYGSYNYMMGNFNANGALIDDVLFLNIGGYASKDDGWITNEYNGDKKANKTNDHKFDLAFTLKPTDRLTARLTLVEERSKEHFYQGGTGFFGTIDLKDAKKANFEGPTYSLVKTFSQALGVDYEFDRVKFSSVTTHKKSKANGIYDSDFTYAPLLPSNGLIQFQDVHLDTLSQEFRLASINADKFKWVSGLYFEREKTENKRMGQQFSQYGMKMEMDAPATVKGDTAAVFGQGTYELTDSFLLTLGGRFQKIKKDIDMAAFMTPLGMPKGAPINTLNDSKTWNKFLPKAGLTYRINDDLSAFLSYSQGYLAGGYNYYAFIKEQAFDAQKSHNYEIGLRGNAFDNRLRFSISAFHMDIKDIHLYSILPGGIFVTSNGGEAKSDGIELEAFYRISNELDISGALGINKTKYKENIQYPNAVNKRIENTPNYTLNLGVAYTHPSGFYTRVDLRGNGDKYFDAENKFKQKSWITADIRAGYRFKAFDIYGYVTNITNNSHVVTFMHHGGISGMNHFADPRRFGLGVRYSF, from the coding sequence ATGAGTTTAAATTGCATAAAATTTGTCGGCATTATCTCGGTTGCAGCTAGCGTTTGCTTGTTTGGAGCTGACTCTGTTTCTTTAAAAGAAGTAACGGTTTCAGCCAATAAAATGGAGGAAAATATCAAAGATATCCCTCAAAGCGTAAGCGTGATAGATGAAAACGAGATAGAAGAAAAACGCTTAAAAGATACCGATGCCGTCATGCGTCAAATACCGAATTTGAGCGCCGAGCATTTTATCTATAAGACAAGAGTAAATTTTCGCGGTATAAATCACTCCGATTTTACTAACTCAAATCCGGTTACTATATACATAGACGGTATTGCTACTAGCAATAATATGGGCAATTACAACTCTATTTTAAACAATGTCGAGAGAGTTGAGGTTTTACGCGGACCTCAAAGCACGATTTATGGCAAAGATTCAATCGGAGGTGTTGTAAATGTCGTATCAAAACCGCCTAAAAACGAGTGGAACGGCGCTGTAGGAAGCGAATACGGCTCATATAACTACATGATGGGAAATTTTAACGCAAACGGTGCGCTAATAGATGATGTTTTATTCTTAAATATCGGAGGATACGCTTCAAAGGATGACGGCTGGATAACAAATGAGTATAACGGCGATAAAAAAGCCAATAAAACAAACGATCATAAATTTGATCTAGCCTTTACGCTCAAGCCCACAGATAGGCTAACTGCGCGCTTAACTTTGGTTGAGGAGAGGTCTAAAGAGCATTTTTATCAAGGAGGAACAGGATTTTTTGGCACTATAGATTTAAAGGATGCCAAAAAAGCAAATTTTGAAGGACCTACATATAGCTTGGTTAAAACTTTTTCTCAAGCGCTCGGAGTTGATTATGAGTTTGACAGGGTTAAATTTTCGTCAGTAACCACTCATAAGAAATCAAAAGCAAATGGAATTTACGATAGCGACTTTACTTATGCTCCGTTACTTCCTTCTAATGGATTAATCCAGTTTCAAGATGTGCATTTAGATACTTTGTCTCAAGAATTTAGGCTTGCGAGCATAAATGCCGATAAATTTAAGTGGGTTAGCGGGCTTTATTTCGAGCGTGAAAAGACTGAAAACAAAAGAATGGGTCAGCAGTTTAGTCAGTATGGTATGAAGATGGAAATGGATGCTCCTGCAACGGTAAAAGGCGATACCGCAGCGGTCTTTGGACAAGGAACTTATGAGCTAACGGATAGCTTTTTACTAACGCTTGGAGGAAGATTTCAAAAGATCAAAAAAGATATAGATATGGCGGCTTTTATGACTCCTCTTGGTATGCCTAAAGGTGCTCCTATAAATACTTTAAACGATTCTAAAACTTGGAATAAATTCCTTCCTAAAGCAGGACTAACCTATAGGATAAATGATGATTTGAGTGCGTTCTTATCATATTCTCAAGGTTATTTGGCGGGCGGATACAACTACTACGCATTTATCAAAGAGCAAGCTTTCGATGCGCAAAAGAGCCACAACTACGAGATAGGACTTAGAGGTAACGCCTTTGATAATCGTCTTAGATTTAGCATATCTGCATTTCATATGGATATCAAGGATATACATCTATACTCTATTTTGCCGGGAGGAATATTTGTTACAAGTAATGGAGGAGAAGCAAAAAGCGACGGAATCGAGCTTGAAGCCTTTTATAGGATTAGCAACGAGCTTGATATAAGCGGAGCGTTGGGCATAAATAAGACCAAATATAAAGAGAATATTCAATATCCAAATGCGGTTAATAAAAGGATAGAAAATACTCCAAATTATACTTTAAATTTGGGCGTAGCTTACACTCATCCTAGTGGATTTTATACAAGAGTTGATCTAAGAGGAAATGGCGATAAGTATTTTGATGCGGAGAATAAATTTAAGCAAAAATCTTGGATTACCGCCGATATTCGTGCCGGATATAGGTTTAAGGCCTTTGATATCTATGGATACGTAACAAACATCACAAACAACTCTCACGTCGTAACCTTCATGCATCACGGAGGCATATCGGGGATGAATCACTTTGCGGATCCAAGAAGATTTGGCTTAGGTGTTAGATATTCATTTTAA
- a CDS encoding MOSC domain-containing protein yields the protein MGIVKALLIGKVQTYGDENAANSINKIWQSAIFKTVTNDEIYADKFGFHGDEVADKKHHGGAEKAIFANSYENYPAWSEFLGLNNLPFGAMGENLTILGMREESVYIGDVHKIGSLVLQVSQPRKPCFKLSKRWMNAGVAKEIFRSGLSGWYYRVLEAGACKAGDSVEMVSRDDSSMSVADVNRVFYAPKENSNLIDKFMNLRYLSHGWQDDLKKRIEGVYDTSYMDII from the coding sequence GTGGGGATTGTAAAGGCCTTATTGATAGGTAAAGTTCAAACCTATGGAGATGAAAATGCGGCCAATTCGATAAATAAAATTTGGCAAAGCGCGATATTTAAAACTGTGACAAATGATGAAATTTATGCCGATAAATTCGGCTTTCATGGCGATGAGGTGGCTGATAAGAAGCATCACGGCGGAGCAGAGAAGGCTATATTTGCAAACTCTTATGAGAACTATCCTGCTTGGAGTGAGTTTTTGGGCTTAAATAATTTGCCTTTTGGTGCGATGGGTGAGAATTTAACTATCTTGGGCATGCGCGAAGAAAGCGTATATATCGGCGATGTGCATAAGATCGGCTCGCTTGTGCTTCAAGTAAGCCAGCCTAGAAAGCCATGTTTTAAGCTATCAAAACGCTGGATGAACGCAGGAGTTGCAAAAGAAATTTTTAGAAGCGGACTAAGTGGCTGGTATTATAGAGTGCTTGAGGCGGGCGCTTGCAAGGCGGGCGATAGTGTCGAGATGGTCTCTAGGGATGATAGCTCTATGAGTGTGGCTGATGTAAATCGTGTCTTTTATGCGCCTAAAGAAAATTCAAATTTGATAGATAAATTTATGAATTTGCGCTACTTAAGTCACGGCTGGCAAGACGATCTTAAAAAGCGTATTGAAGGCGTTTATGATACATCTTATATGGATATAATTTAG
- a CDS encoding ABC transporter ATP-binding protein translates to MNKDIKFASIKELYKMFLEIAGSYQKEYKNSLYSGVVAIVSQAVLLCLFYPLLVFAYQGDKSSLNFVVLAMIAVLIVFMVAKFKSSHYDHAGTFVDVGYDLRLKLGKKLTSVPLENLGRYKTGELNAVFASNVDSAVMFMNMIPLMFLEPLLICSFVIIATLFANLKIALILIVMLPLVIPLYNLKRKMAVEDKKKFMTANASLESSIIEYIQGIGVLRSVNLIGKNSNKLQREIENVRQIQLDEMTGSNLPILLTGSLIIFTTLLAVFIGVHLNINGEISLGLFAALLVILPRLNEPFSILLIVASVFDLSENGFRRTKEILNMKELEFHPPTTTPEKFDIEFNGVDFAYFGSDKNSLNNISFKIPAKSMTAIVGASGSGKTTAIKMLMRYADAQKGEIKIGGVDIRHIRQEELMKCLSVVFQDVYLFDDTVLNNIRMGRANASDKEVANAAKTALCDDFIARLPNGYETRVGDIGGNLSGGEKQRISIARAILKDAPIVILDEPTAALDTASELAVQKAIDTLVKDKTVIVIAHRLSTIAGADQILVFDDANLVEKGSHEELLNAKGRYYDMWQAQQNVKIWHAKNKDA, encoded by the coding sequence ATGAATAAAGATATCAAATTCGCTTCCATAAAAGAGCTTTACAAGATGTTTTTAGAGATTGCAGGCTCGTATCAAAAAGAGTATAAAAATAGCCTTTATTCAGGCGTCGTAGCTATAGTATCTCAAGCCGTTTTGCTTTGTTTGTTTTACCCTCTTCTTGTTTTTGCTTATCAGGGGGATAAAAGCTCTTTAAATTTCGTTGTTTTAGCGATGATAGCCGTGCTTATAGTATTTATGGTGGCTAAATTTAAAAGCTCTCATTATGATCATGCTGGCACTTTTGTAGATGTAGGATACGATCTTCGCTTAAAGCTTGGAAAAAAGCTAACCTCAGTGCCTCTTGAAAACCTTGGCAGATATAAGACCGGCGAGCTAAACGCCGTATTTGCAAGCAATGTTGATTCTGCGGTAATGTTTATGAACATGATACCTCTTATGTTTTTAGAGCCGCTTTTAATCTGCTCTTTTGTTATCATCGCCACTCTTTTTGCAAATTTAAAGATCGCTCTTATACTTATTGTGATGTTGCCTCTTGTTATCCCGCTTTATAATCTAAAACGTAAGATGGCAGTAGAAGATAAAAAGAAATTTATGACGGCAAACGCGTCTCTTGAATCAAGTATCATAGAGTATATCCAAGGTATAGGCGTGCTTCGATCCGTAAATTTGATCGGCAAAAACTCAAATAAGCTACAAAGAGAGATAGAAAACGTAAGGCAAATTCAGCTTGATGAGATGACGGGATCAAATTTGCCTATTTTGCTAACCGGAAGTTTGATTATATTTACCACCTTACTAGCCGTTTTTATCGGCGTTCATCTAAATATAAACGGTGAAATTTCACTTGGATTATTCGCAGCCTTGCTTGTCATCCTTCCAAGGCTAAATGAGCCTTTTTCAATACTTTTAATAGTAGCTAGCGTATTTGATCTTAGCGAAAACGGATTTAGGCGCACGAAAGAAATTTTAAATATGAAAGAGCTTGAATTTCATCCGCCTACAACAACGCCTGAAAAGTTTGATATCGAATTTAACGGGGTCGATTTTGCATATTTTGGTAGCGATAAAAACTCTCTTAATAATATCAGTTTTAAAATCCCGGCCAAAAGCATGACCGCCATAGTAGGAGCTTCAGGAAGCGGCAAGACAACGGCGATAAAGATGCTTATGCGATATGCCGACGCGCAAAAAGGCGAGATAAAAATAGGCGGAGTGGATATAAGGCATATAAGACAAGAAGAGCTTATGAAGTGCTTATCTGTGGTATTTCAAGATGTCTATCTGTTTGACGATACGGTGCTAAACAATATCCGCATGGGCAGAGCAAACGCAAGCGATAAAGAGGTGGCAAATGCGGCCAAAACCGCGCTTTGCGATGATTTTATCGCAAGACTTCCAAACGGCTATGAAACAAGAGTAGGCGACATAGGCGGCAATCTTTCGGGCGGAGAAAAGCAGCGCATAAGCATAGCCAGAGCCATACTAAAAGACGCTCCTATCGTTATCTTAGATGAGCCTACCGCAGCGCTTGATACCGCAAGTGAGCTTGCGGTGCAAAAGGCGATCGATACTTTAGTAAAGGATAAAACCGTCATAGTTATAGCTCACAGACTATCTACTATCGCAGGAGCGGATCAAATTTTAGTCTTTGACGATGCGAATTTAGTCGAAAAAGGCTCTCACGAAGAGCTTTTAAATGCCAAAGGAAGATATTATGATATGTGGCAGGCTCAGCAAAATGTAAAAATTTGGCATGCTAAAAATAAAGATGCGTAA
- a CDS encoding helix-turn-helix transcriptional regulator, producing MSSFSELERFFNETWGNTERCLKNLSLKTEDMILNAQMFNNANGFGYGIFDIYFDDDKVFNSADIGEYSFMYFNTGNSSVCMSSKNVKDNLFRPNDAWIGVIKEPFKGKVVYERKKRFKSQCIFMDNNLIKDFPIFNEMEKSETISIKASSTNLAQKLILKDLENSHIYRDKMREIFIESKILEMIYKSFSTSDNCDCCKGLNLCDHDIAAIKKAKEILLKNMSNPPSIKELAKICAINEFKLKRGFKQYFGTTIYAMLQEERLKSAKELLLRNDVSVKEAASIVGYRSLAHFSKIFKEKFDVLPMEISKHKKFWIKA from the coding sequence ATGAGTAGCTTTTCCGAACTAGAGCGGTTTTTTAACGAAACATGGGGCAATACCGAGCGATGCTTGAAAAATTTAAGCCTAAAAACCGAGGATATGATCTTAAACGCTCAGATGTTTAACAACGCAAACGGCTTTGGATACGGAATATTTGATATCTATTTCGATGATGATAAGGTGTTTAATTCCGCAGACATAGGAGAATACTCTTTTATGTATTTTAACACCGGAAATAGCTCGGTTTGTATGAGTAGCAAAAACGTTAAGGATAACTTGTTTAGACCAAACGACGCTTGGATAGGAGTTATAAAAGAGCCCTTTAAAGGCAAGGTTGTTTATGAGCGTAAAAAACGCTTTAAAAGCCAGTGCATTTTTATGGATAATAATTTAATAAAAGATTTTCCAATATTTAACGAGATGGAAAAATCTGAAACTATAAGCATTAAAGCAAGCTCTACGAATTTAGCACAAAAACTTATTCTCAAGGATTTAGAAAATTCTCATATATATAGAGATAAAATGAGAGAAATTTTTATTGAGTCTAAAATTTTAGAGATGATATATAAAAGTTTTTCAACTTCTGATAATTGTGATTGCTGCAAAGGATTAAATTTATGCGACCATGATATAGCCGCTATAAAAAAGGCTAAAGAAATTTTGCTCAAAAATATGTCAAATCCGCCATCCATCAAAGAACTTGCCAAAATTTGTGCTATAAATGAATTTAAGCTAAAAAGAGGTTTTAAACAGTATTTTGGCACAACTATCTATGCTATGCTACAAGAGGAAAGGCTTAAAAGTGCTAAAGAACTTTTATTGAGAAATGATGTAAGCGTAAAAGAGGCGGCTAGCATTGTCGGATACAGATCTTTGGCGCATTTTAGTAAGATTTTTAAAGAGAAATTTGATGTGCTGCCAATGGAAATCTCAAAACATAAAAAATTTTGGATTAAAGCTTAG